One genomic region from Spirulina subsalsa PCC 9445 encodes:
- a CDS encoding type II toxin-antitoxin system HicB family antitoxin, producing the protein MKIKAMIWQEDDVWCGSVPALPGCHTWASSYEELLEMLADAVQGWLEVASEQQEVTPEKQLIELSL; encoded by the coding sequence ATTAAAGCAATGATTTGGCAAGAAGATGATGTTTGGTGCGGTTCAGTTCCTGCCCTTCCGGGTTGTCACACCTGGGCATCGAGTTATGAAGAGTTGTTAGAAATGCTTGCTGATGCGGTTCAGGGTTGGCTAGAAGTAGCCAGTGAACAACAAGAAGTCACCCCAGAAAAACAGTTAATTGAGTTGTCTTTATGA
- a CDS encoding type II toxin-antitoxin system HicA family toxin, whose product MKSISGKALCKIVEQQGWQLKRITGSHHIYAKEGVAVILSIPVHSNRDLPTGTLRGILKDAGMTEDDLQ is encoded by the coding sequence ATGAAATCGATTTCGGGGAAAGCACTCTGCAAAATTGTGGAGCAACAGGGTTGGCAACTCAAACGAATCACAGGTAGCCATCATATTTATGCCAAAGAGGGTGTGGCAGTTATTCTGTCGATTCCAGTACATAGCAATCGAGATTTACCGACTGGAACCTTAAGAGGCATTCTTAAAGATGCTGGGATGACAGAGGACGACTTGCAATAA
- a CDS encoding single-stranded DNA-binding protein, whose product MNTCILMARIVQAPELRYTQDNQTPVASMIVEFEAGREEDPPMTLKVVGWGNLATDIQQGYQVGDRVILQGSLRMNTIERPEGYKEKRAEFSVSRIYKQDGGFSTSVSSSPSTPAASPRPSNVVPLNYNKAPNPAPVAPSPESVTVPSDFASSDDEPDLDEIPF is encoded by the coding sequence ATGAATACTTGTATTTTGATGGCACGGATTGTGCAAGCCCCAGAATTGCGGTATACCCAAGATAATCAAACCCCCGTCGCTTCGATGATTGTGGAGTTTGAGGCGGGACGGGAGGAAGATCCCCCGATGACTTTAAAAGTGGTGGGGTGGGGGAATTTAGCCACAGATATTCAACAAGGTTATCAAGTGGGCGATCGCGTAATTCTCCAAGGCAGCCTGAGAATGAACACCATTGAACGTCCCGAAGGCTATAAAGAAAAGCGCGCAGAATTCTCTGTCTCTCGGATTTATAAACAAGATGGCGGGTTTTCGACCTCCGTCTCCTCCTCTCCTTCCACCCCTGCGGCCTCTCCTCGTCCTAGTAACGTCGTCCCTCTCAACTATAACAAAGCCCCTAACCCGGCCCCGGTTGCTCCCTCCCCGGAATCAGTAACAGTCCCCTCGGATTTTGCCTCTAGTGACGATGAACCGGATTTAGATGAGATTCCCTTCTAA
- the cysH gene encoding phosphoadenosine phosphosulfate reductase, producing the protein MNSQVLSLDLPHINQQLAEAKSVEIVQWAADTFGSGLVMSTSFGIQAAVMLHLVTRVVPDIPVIWIDTGYLPTETYLFAEELTQRLNLNLQVYQSPMSPARMEALHGRLWEQRDIEALNRYDRIRKVEPMQRALQELGATAWLAGLRRNQTEHRKQLDVVSQQGELFKVLPILTWHSRDIYEYLMKHDLPYHPLFDQGYVTVGDWHSSRPLTADDQDERDTRFHGLKQECGLHLPQSLGEAKSRDSSGL; encoded by the coding sequence ATGAATTCTCAAGTTTTAAGTCTCGATTTACCCCACATTAACCAACAATTGGCAGAGGCGAAGTCGGTGGAGATTGTCCAGTGGGCGGCGGATACCTTTGGTTCAGGATTGGTCATGAGTACCAGTTTTGGCATTCAAGCGGCGGTGATGCTCCATTTGGTGACTCGTGTGGTGCCGGATATCCCAGTGATTTGGATTGATACGGGGTATTTGCCGACGGAAACCTATTTGTTTGCGGAGGAGTTAACCCAACGGCTGAATCTGAATTTGCAGGTGTATCAGTCGCCGATGAGTCCAGCCCGGATGGAGGCGCTCCATGGTCGTCTGTGGGAACAACGGGATATTGAGGCGCTAAACCGTTATGATCGGATTCGTAAGGTGGAGCCGATGCAACGGGCGTTACAGGAGTTAGGGGCGACGGCTTGGCTGGCGGGGCTGCGGCGGAATCAGACGGAACACCGCAAGCAGTTGGATGTGGTGAGTCAACAAGGGGAATTATTTAAGGTGTTGCCTATTTTGACTTGGCATTCCCGCGATATTTATGAGTATTTGATGAAGCATGATCTACCCTACCATCCTTTGTTTGATCAGGGTTATGTGACGGTGGGGGATTGGCATTCGAGCCGTCCTCTGACGGCGGATGACCAAGATGAGCGAGACACGCGCTTTCATGGGCTTAAACAGGAGTGTGGGTTACATTTGCCTCAAAGTTTGGGCGAGGCGAAGAGTCGCGATTCCAGTGGATTGTAA
- the ychF gene encoding redox-regulated ATPase YchF, whose product MLRAGIVGLPNVGKSTLFNALVANAKADAANFPFCTIEPNVGVVAVPDPRLDVLAKLSKSQQIVPTRIEFVDIAGLVKGASQGEGLGNQFLANIREVDAIVHVVRCFDNDDIIHVAGSVDPVRDIEVINLELALADLAQVERRIERVRKQARANKEAQEELAILERLQTALDAGKPARQVPLTPEEELIIKALGLLTRKPVIYATNVSEDDLAEGNQWVDTVRPVAEAEQAKVVIISAQVESELVELSEEERVDFLAALGVEEGGLKSLIRATYELLGLRTYLTTGEKETRAWTILAGMTAPQAAGVIHSDFERGFIRAETVSYEDLVACGSMNGAKEKGLVRSEGKEYIVKEGDVLLFRFNV is encoded by the coding sequence ATGCTCAGAGCCGGAATTGTCGGATTACCGAACGTTGGCAAATCTACCCTCTTTAACGCCTTAGTCGCCAACGCTAAAGCCGATGCAGCGAACTTTCCCTTTTGTACCATTGAACCCAACGTGGGAGTTGTTGCCGTTCCAGACCCTCGCCTAGACGTTCTCGCCAAACTCTCCAAATCTCAGCAAATTGTCCCGACGCGCATTGAATTTGTAGATATTGCTGGATTAGTCAAAGGAGCCAGCCAAGGGGAAGGACTGGGGAATCAGTTTCTCGCCAATATTCGGGAAGTCGATGCCATTGTTCATGTAGTCCGTTGTTTCGACAATGACGACATCATCCACGTGGCCGGCTCTGTGGACCCCGTGCGAGATATCGAAGTGATTAACTTAGAACTCGCCCTAGCCGATTTAGCCCAAGTCGAGCGCCGCATTGAACGAGTCCGCAAACAGGCTAGAGCGAATAAAGAAGCCCAAGAAGAATTAGCCATCCTCGAACGCCTACAAACGGCGCTAGATGCCGGAAAACCCGCCCGACAAGTCCCGTTAACCCCAGAAGAAGAGTTAATCATTAAAGCCCTTGGTTTATTAACCCGAAAACCCGTTATTTACGCGACCAATGTTTCCGAAGATGACCTAGCCGAGGGGAATCAATGGGTGGATACTGTGCGCCCCGTTGCCGAGGCAGAACAGGCGAAAGTGGTGATTATTTCGGCTCAGGTAGAATCGGAATTAGTGGAACTCTCCGAAGAGGAACGGGTGGACTTTTTGGCGGCTTTGGGAGTAGAAGAAGGGGGCTTAAAATCCCTCATTCGTGCCACCTATGAGTTATTAGGTTTACGAACTTATCTCACCACCGGAGAGAAAGAAACCCGCGCCTGGACAATTTTAGCGGGGATGACAGCACCCCAAGCGGCCGGGGTGATTCACTCGGACTTTGAACGGGGATTCATTCGGGCGGAAACGGTGTCTTATGAGGATTTAGTGGCCTGTGGTTCTATGAATGGCGCAAAGGAAAAGGGCTTAGTGCGCAGTGAGGGGAAAGAGTACATTGTCAAAGAAGGAGATGTCTTGTTATTCCGCTTTAATGTTTAA
- a CDS encoding DEAD/DEAH box helicase — protein sequence MSCYSALMFNRLAPFLQDYIYREGWTELRPVQQAACEVIFNSPSHLLLATGTASGKTEAAFLPILTVLDQNPSKTVSVLYISPIKALINDQFERLNELLKQTHTPVFAWHGDIASRRKQKLLNQPQGILQITPESLESLLINHFNKLPDLFGDLRFVIIDEIHSFMESQRGAQIICQLSRLSRCIHYHPRRIGLSATLGDLGAAKRWLEQGTNQVTIAPEIASEQRQVRLAVEHFYVQENQTDLAAEIKEFEAFHHYIFEITQNSQALIFTNSRTEAESIIGNLRQLAKRLNQPDIYYVHHGSISSSLRLDAEQAMRNDSPAVTAATVTLELGIDLGQLERVVQLNAPLSVSSFLQRLGRTGRRDNPADMRFVCTELEPTTDIELFDQIPWQFLQAIAIIQLYVEERWIEPIEWGKYPYSLLYQQTLSIIGSYGEISPASLAEIVLTIPIFQAITGEEFKELLRYWLGIKHIECTEQGTLLLGEFGEKWVHNFRFYAVFEDVTEYTVYSEGGEIGSIFAPPPLLGSFSLAGQSWQVLEIDEPRKRLFVKAIEGISPVSWRRGGRGQIHVKVLQKMRQVLGEKRVYPYLLEGARQRLETVRLLGERWGFNRDYFVELEENLYCFFPWLGSREFMTLERVIHRLMQSGLGVRVLRSYAPYYVLFKLGQGVSLEDFQVGLRGYLEGSWTGEDLVVAPESPRCYKYDSFIPDHLLRKALAHDGLNFESFRERNFVKTRESP from the coding sequence ATGTCTTGTTATTCCGCTTTAATGTTTAATCGACTGGCTCCCTTTCTCCAAGATTATATTTATCGGGAAGGTTGGACAGAACTCCGTCCTGTTCAACAGGCCGCTTGTGAGGTGATTTTTAACAGTCCATCCCATCTCCTCCTGGCCACAGGAACGGCTTCAGGCAAAACAGAAGCCGCTTTTCTGCCTATTTTGACGGTTTTAGACCAAAACCCCTCTAAAACCGTCAGCGTGCTTTATATCAGCCCCATAAAAGCTCTGATTAATGACCAATTTGAACGGCTAAATGAACTGTTAAAACAAACCCATACCCCAGTTTTTGCTTGGCATGGGGATATTGCCAGCCGTCGTAAACAAAAGCTTTTAAATCAGCCCCAAGGTATCTTACAAATTACGCCAGAATCTTTGGAAAGTTTGCTGATTAATCACTTTAATAAATTACCGGATTTATTCGGTGATTTACGTTTTGTGATTATTGATGAGATTCACAGCTTTATGGAGTCTCAACGGGGGGCGCAAATTATTTGTCAACTGTCCCGTTTAAGTCGTTGTATTCACTATCACCCTAGACGGATTGGACTATCGGCAACGTTGGGGGATTTAGGGGCAGCGAAACGATGGTTAGAACAGGGAACAAATCAGGTCACTATTGCGCCGGAAATTGCTTCAGAACAGCGTCAAGTTAGATTAGCAGTTGAACATTTTTATGTTCAAGAAAATCAGACCGATTTAGCGGCCGAAATTAAGGAGTTTGAAGCGTTCCATCATTATATTTTTGAAATTACCCAAAATAGTCAAGCCCTGATTTTTACTAATAGCAGAACGGAGGCGGAATCAATTATTGGCAATCTGCGCCAACTGGCTAAACGGTTAAACCAACCGGATATTTATTATGTGCATCATGGCAGTATTTCGAGCAGCTTAAGATTGGATGCAGAACAGGCGATGCGCAATGATTCTCCGGCGGTGACGGCGGCGACGGTTACGTTAGAATTGGGGATTGATTTAGGGCAATTAGAACGGGTGGTTCAACTTAATGCGCCGTTATCTGTTTCTAGTTTTTTACAACGTTTGGGACGGACGGGGAGACGGGATAATCCGGCAGATATGCGGTTTGTTTGTACGGAACTTGAACCAACGACGGACATAGAGTTATTTGACCAAATCCCTTGGCAGTTTTTACAGGCAATTGCGATTATTCAATTGTATGTAGAGGAACGTTGGATTGAGCCGATTGAGTGGGGGAAATATCCCTATAGTTTACTCTATCAACAGACGTTAAGTATTATCGGTTCTTATGGTGAAATTTCTCCGGCTTCTTTGGCGGAAATCGTGTTAACGATTCCGATTTTTCAGGCTATCACGGGGGAAGAGTTTAAGGAGTTATTAAGGTATTGGTTGGGGATTAAACATATTGAATGCACGGAACAGGGGACTCTCCTTTTGGGGGAATTTGGGGAGAAATGGGTGCATAATTTCCGCTTTTATGCGGTGTTTGAGGATGTTACAGAATATACGGTTTATAGTGAAGGTGGCGAGATTGGCAGTATTTTTGCGCCGCCTCCGTTGTTGGGTTCTTTTTCGTTGGCGGGTCAAAGTTGGCAGGTTTTGGAGATTGACGAACCACGAAAGCGGTTATTTGTCAAGGCGATTGAGGGAATTTCTCCGGTATCTTGGCGACGGGGAGGGCGGGGACAAATTCACGTTAAAGTTTTGCAAAAAATGCGGCAAGTGTTGGGGGAAAAAAGGGTTTATCCCTATTTGTTGGAGGGGGCGCGCCAACGGTTGGAAACGGTGCGATTGTTGGGGGAGAGATGGGGGTTTAATCGGGATTATTTTGTGGAGTTGGAGGAGAATCTCTATTGTTTTTTCCCTTGGTTGGGGAGTCGGGAGTTTATGACGTTGGAACGGGTGATTCATCGGTTGATGCAGTCGGGTTTGGGGGTGCGGGTGTTAAGGTCTTATGCGCCTTATTATGTATTATTCAAGTTAGGGCAGGGGGTAAGTTTGGAGGATTTTCAAGTGGGATTAAGGGGGTATTTGGAGGGAAGTTGGACTGGGGAGGATTTGGTGGTTGCTCCTGAGAGTCCCCGGTGTTATAAGTATGATTCGTTTATTCCTGATCATTTATTGCGCAAGGCGTTGGCTCATGATGGTTTGAATTTTGAGTCGTTTCGAGAAAGAAACTTTGTTAAAACCAGGGAGTCGCCCTAA
- a CDS encoding TIGR00730 family Rossman fold protein, with the protein MAVSPSSYSDSESFAAALHDLANRLPDLKHGKYIQRALTVLMRLTGEEVDRLDWKILSAAMQDLEGGFQTFYPYRHIRKVSVFGSARTPVDKPIYQMAVDFSRRMTEQGFMVITGAGEGIMAAGNEGAGRDNSFGLNINLPFEQGSNRYIEGDTKLVQFKYFFTRKLFFLRESDAIALFPGGFGTLDEAFESLTLSQTGKYGPAPIVFIDNPGGDYWQSLDRHIRDHLITNGLVSPNDPSIYTITDDLDQACSTISNFYRVYHSSRYVNHLFVMRLNSELSDQTVEQLNRDYADLLVKGRIEKSAALPAEKGDDTENLPRLVFEFNQKSAARLGQMIRQINELGALLPESNHPERK; encoded by the coding sequence ATGGCTGTGTCACCTTCATCTTATTCCGATTCAGAATCCTTTGCTGCCGCCCTGCATGATCTGGCGAACCGCTTACCAGACCTCAAACATGGCAAATATATTCAACGGGCTTTAACTGTCTTGATGCGTTTGACAGGGGAAGAAGTAGACCGCTTAGACTGGAAAATCCTCAGTGCGGCCATGCAGGACTTAGAAGGGGGCTTTCAGACTTTTTACCCCTACCGTCACATCCGCAAAGTCAGTGTTTTCGGATCAGCCCGTACACCCGTGGATAAGCCCATTTACCAGATGGCTGTAGACTTTTCTCGCCGGATGACCGAACAGGGCTTTATGGTCATCACAGGGGCAGGAGAGGGCATTATGGCCGCCGGGAATGAAGGGGCAGGCCGCGACAATTCTTTTGGTTTAAATATTAACTTGCCCTTTGAACAGGGATCGAATCGCTACATTGAAGGGGATACCAAATTAGTCCAGTTTAAGTATTTTTTCACCCGTAAATTATTTTTCTTGCGGGAAAGTGATGCGATCGCCCTTTTCCCCGGCGGATTTGGCACCCTTGACGAAGCCTTCGAGAGTCTCACCCTCTCCCAAACCGGGAAATATGGACCCGCTCCCATTGTATTTATTGACAATCCCGGAGGAGACTATTGGCAATCCCTCGACCGACATATTCGAGATCATTTGATTACCAACGGTTTAGTAAGTCCGAACGACCCCAGTATTTACACGATTACGGACGATTTAGACCAAGCTTGTTCCACCATCAGCAATTTTTACCGGGTATACCATTCCAGCCGTTATGTCAATCATTTGTTCGTCATGCGTCTAAACTCAGAACTGTCTGATCAAACAGTCGAACAGTTAAACAGAGACTATGCCGATTTATTAGTGAAAGGTCGTATCGAAAAAAGCGCCGCCCTTCCCGCAGAAAAAGGAGACGACACGGAGAATTTACCCCGTTTAGTGTTTGAGTTTAATCAAAAAAGTGCCGCCCGTCTAGGGCAAATGATCCGACAGATTAACGAATTGGGAGCATTATTACCAGAAAGTAATCACCCTGAACGAAAGTAG
- the trxA gene encoding thioredoxin: protein MADSVTDSTFKEVVLDSEIPVLVDFWAPWCGPCRMVAPVVDEIADQYEGQVKVVKLNTDENPNVASQYGIRSIPTLMIFKGGQRVDMVVGAVPKTTLSNTLEKHL from the coding sequence ATGGCAGATTCAGTTACAGATAGCACCTTTAAGGAAGTCGTTCTAGATAGTGAGATTCCGGTGCTAGTCGATTTTTGGGCCCCTTGGTGCGGTCCTTGTCGGATGGTTGCACCGGTTGTGGATGAAATAGCGGATCAATACGAAGGTCAAGTCAAAGTTGTCAAACTCAACACTGACGAAAACCCCAATGTTGCCAGCCAGTACGGAATTCGCAGTATTCCCACCTTGATGATTTTCAAAGGCGGTCAACGGGTCGATATGGTGGTAGGTGCTGTTCCGAAAACGACACTCTCCAATACTTTGGAAAAACATCTTTAG
- a CDS encoding pentapeptide repeat-containing protein yields MDREALLQNYQTGETDFHGLDLAGIDLSFLILTGVDLSEVNLFQANLRGSDLSNATLMSASCIEADFEGSNLNRADLSMAELLRVNLSGARLNLAFCSGTDLSQADLMMARLIGTELVGANLHHANLVGASLMGANLTAAILTEANFSRTYLYEADFRETDLSQTHLKEALFDHQTLFPNDFNPIAAGACLIAPGVNLAGKILSGMRLTGANLTGANLSEADLSQVEFTQGNLARANLVGANLAGAVLRGANLEGANLEGANLEGANLAGAIMPNGRIHNE; encoded by the coding sequence ATGGACAGGGAAGCTTTATTACAAAACTATCAGACTGGAGAAACCGATTTTCACGGTCTAGACCTCGCAGGCATCGACCTAAGTTTTCTCATCCTCACCGGAGTAGACTTGAGCGAAGTCAACCTCTTTCAAGCCAACCTCAGAGGCAGCGACCTGAGCAACGCCACCCTGATGAGTGCCTCCTGTATTGAAGCCGACTTTGAAGGCAGCAACCTAAACCGTGCCGACCTCAGTATGGCCGAACTTCTGCGCGTCAACCTCAGTGGTGCTCGACTCAACCTTGCCTTCTGTTCCGGAACAGACCTTAGCCAAGCCGACTTAATGATGGCGCGACTCATCGGCACCGAATTAGTGGGAGCGAATCTCCACCATGCCAACCTCGTCGGAGCCAGTTTAATGGGAGCCAACCTCACCGCCGCCATTTTAACCGAAGCCAACTTTAGCCGAACCTATCTCTACGAAGCCGATTTTAGAGAAACCGACCTCAGCCAGACCCACCTCAAAGAAGCCCTCTTTGACCATCAAACCCTCTTCCCCAATGACTTCAACCCCATCGCCGCCGGAGCCTGTTTAATTGCCCCCGGCGTTAACCTAGCCGGAAAAATCCTCAGTGGAATGCGACTCACCGGAGCCAACCTTACCGGAGCCAACCTCAGCGAAGCCGACTTAAGTCAAGTGGAATTCACCCAAGGCAACCTAGCCCGAGCCAACCTTGTCGGAGCCAACCTCGCCGGGGCCGTCTTAAGAGGAGCGAATCTAGAAGGAGCCAATCTAGAGGGAGCGAATCTAGAAGGAGCCAATTTAGCCGGAGCCATCATGCCCAACGGGCGAATCCATAATGAGTAA
- a CDS encoding NAD(P)H-quinone oxidoreductase subunit 4: MIVAQFPWLTAIILLPLIASLAIPVLPDKTGKRVRWYALGVGIADFVLMCYAFWQNYDTNLAGFQLAEKYDWLPALGLSWAVSVDGISMPLVLLAGLVTTLAILASWQVDHKPRLFYFLMLVLYSAQVGVFVAQDLLLLFIMWELELVPVYLLVSIWGGQKRRYAATKFLLYTAAASVFILVAGLGLALYGGGTPTFDMVELALKDYPLALELPLYAGLLIAFGVKLAIFPLHTWLPDAHGEASAPVSMILAGVLLKMGGYGLLRLNLGLLSDAHVYFAPVLIILGVVNIIYGGFASFGQTNMKRRLAYSSVAHMGFVLLGIASYTDLGISGAMLQMISHGLIAAVLFFLAGVTYDRTHTLALHEMSDIGKVMPKVFALFTAGAMASLALPGMSGFASELAVFLGVTGSDLYNLNFRAVIALLAAVGLIITPIYLLSMLRQLFYGAALPPSCVMGNSSLQNQENEPAVCFGTSCVLPAQAKYTDAQPREIFIAASFLVLIVGIGLYPKLATQLYDVQTVAINAQVRQSFTKIAEAHPQIYAQGLLAPDLIESEVASVVGVLK; the protein is encoded by the coding sequence ATGATCGTGGCTCAATTTCCTTGGCTTACCGCGATTATCCTACTTCCCCTTATCGCGTCCTTAGCAATCCCAGTCCTACCCGACAAAACAGGCAAACGGGTACGCTGGTACGCCCTCGGGGTTGGTATCGCGGACTTTGTGTTAATGTGTTACGCCTTTTGGCAAAATTACGATACAAACCTAGCAGGCTTTCAACTCGCCGAAAAATACGACTGGTTGCCCGCACTGGGTTTAAGCTGGGCGGTTTCCGTTGATGGCATCTCCATGCCCCTTGTCCTCCTAGCCGGACTGGTGACAACCCTTGCCATCCTCGCCTCTTGGCAGGTTGACCACAAACCCCGCCTCTTCTACTTCCTGATGCTGGTGCTGTATTCTGCCCAGGTGGGGGTTTTCGTCGCCCAAGACCTATTACTGCTCTTCATCATGTGGGAACTGGAATTAGTTCCCGTTTATTTGCTCGTTTCCATCTGGGGCGGACAAAAGCGCCGTTACGCCGCCACCAAGTTTCTGCTTTACACGGCCGCCGCTTCCGTCTTTATCCTAGTGGCAGGCCTCGGCCTCGCCCTCTACGGTGGTGGAACCCCTACCTTCGACATGGTAGAACTCGCCCTGAAAGACTATCCCCTAGCTTTAGAATTGCCCCTGTACGCCGGATTATTAATCGCCTTTGGTGTAAAACTCGCCATCTTCCCCCTCCATACCTGGCTCCCCGATGCTCACGGTGAAGCCTCTGCCCCCGTCTCCATGATTTTGGCTGGGGTACTCTTGAAAATGGGCGGTTATGGCTTACTCCGTCTCAACTTAGGTCTGTTATCCGACGCTCACGTTTATTTTGCCCCCGTCTTAATTATCCTTGGCGTAGTTAACATTATTTACGGTGGTTTTGCCTCCTTTGGACAAACCAACATGAAACGCCGCCTCGCCTACTCCTCCGTCGCTCACATGGGCTTTGTCCTCCTCGGCATTGCCTCCTACACCGACTTAGGGATTAGTGGGGCGATGTTACAGATGATTTCCCACGGTCTGATTGCCGCCGTCCTCTTCTTCCTCGCAGGTGTCACCTACGACCGCACCCACACCCTCGCCCTCCATGAGATGAGCGACATCGGCAAAGTAATGCCCAAAGTCTTCGCCCTGTTCACGGCCGGGGCAATGGCTTCCCTCGCCCTGCCCGGGATGAGTGGTTTTGCCAGTGAATTAGCCGTCTTCCTCGGTGTCACCGGGAGTGACCTCTATAACCTCAACTTCCGCGCCGTAATCGCTCTCTTAGCCGCCGTTGGTTTAATCATTACCCCCATCTATCTGCTCTCCATGTTACGGCAACTGTTCTATGGGGCTGCTTTACCCCCCTCCTGTGTGATGGGCAATAGCAGCTTACAGAATCAAGAAAATGAGCCGGCGGTTTGTTTTGGCACCAGTTGCGTCTTACCAGCCCAAGCCAAATACACCGACGCTCAACCACGAGAAATTTTTATTGCCGCTTCCTTCTTGGTGTTGATTGTGGGGATTGGGTTATATCCCAAGTTGGCGACTCAACTCTATGATGTGCAAACGGTGGCGATTAATGCCCAAGTTCGTCAATCTTTCACCAAGATTGCGGAAGCACACCCTCAAATTTATGCCCAAGGCTTATTAGCCCCGGATTTAATTGAATCTGAAGTGGCTTCTGTGGTGGGTGTCCTGAAGTAA
- a CDS encoding pentapeptide repeat-containing protein gives MDVRHLLRAYEQGVRDFAGVDLSGLDLKCVTLIGVNFRNANLTGANFNRAFLTKADLSGANLNWANLSCSKLSNARLIETDLTKANLTGAFMVKAKFPRAKLSGAILTHANLRGANLWGANLCGANLQRVNLRQANLSGANLNWANLTEGRLSHAELYGTSLNGAILSRAFLKEVDLSGVDLEGVNLSEARLGGANLEGANLTRANLRAAQLQQANLKGVNLTGADLSEALLRNANLMAAILRGTNLTGAKLEGVLGQNSQVGVFELPDSCLMDAVG, from the coding sequence ATGGATGTTCGTCATTTACTCAGAGCCTACGAACAGGGGGTTCGCGATTTCGCCGGGGTTGATCTCAGTGGTTTAGACCTCAAATGTGTCACATTAATTGGGGTGAATTTTCGCAACGCCAACTTAACTGGGGCGAATTTTAACCGGGCTTTTCTCACCAAGGCTGACCTGAGCGGTGCGAATTTGAACTGGGCAAATTTAAGTTGTTCTAAGTTAAGTAATGCGAGGTTAATTGAAACGGATTTAACGAAGGCGAATTTAACTGGGGCGTTTATGGTGAAGGCGAAGTTCCCCCGGGCGAAGTTAAGCGGAGCTATCTTAACTCATGCGAATTTGCGGGGAGCGAATTTGTGGGGGGCTAATCTGTGTGGGGCGAATTTACAACGGGTGAATTTGCGTCAGGCGAATTTAAGCGGTGCGAATTTAAACTGGGCGAATCTGACGGAGGGGCGTTTATCCCATGCGGAACTTTACGGTACTTCGTTGAATGGGGCGATTTTAAGTAGGGCTTTTTTGAAAGAGGTGGATTTGAGTGGGGTAGATTTGGAAGGGGTTAATCTCAGTGAAGCTCGTTTAGGTGGGGCGAATTTGGAGGGGGCGAATTTAACGCGGGCGAATTTACGGGCTGCCCAGTTGCAACAGGCGAATCTTAAGGGGGTGAATTTGACGGGGGCGGATTTATCGGAGGCACTGTTACGCAATGCGAATTTGATGGCGGCGATTTTGCGGGGTACGAATTTAACGGGGGCGAAGTTGGAGGGGGTGCTTGGTCAAAATTCTCAGGTGGGGGTGTTCGAGTTGCCGGATTCGTGTTTAATGGATGCGGTTGGCTAA